Proteins from one Myxococcales bacterium genomic window:
- the dinB gene encoding DNA polymerase IV: MAERWILHADMDAFYASIEQRDRPELRGRPVIVGAQSPRGVVAAASYEARTFGVRSAMPGFRARELCPHGVFLASDMQKYTRVSAQVHSVFAEITPEIEPVALDEAFLEITGSVHLFGGPLELARYLKRRVLEVVDLRISVGLGPTKQVAKIACTLGKPDGLKLVPREAVRELLDPLPVRRIWGIGPVLGQKLERYGIRSIADLARFDARTLERELGERARELQALARGEDPRGVESERDPKSYGEENTFEQDTLDRETVSATLTVHAEAVARRVRRDGFRGRIVTLKMKLGTRRGVREARLTGEDSEPHYPLLTRRKTLVDPTDDGAVIRETALMLWDVTALQEPVRLLGVSLSGLERRDQAQLELFAPKKPRDKLGPTLDAIEERFGKNAIRRAVDDPGKVTPSMKKKRGE; the protein is encoded by the coding sequence ATGGCGGAGCGCTGGATCTTGCACGCAGACATGGATGCTTTCTACGCATCCATCGAACAACGTGACCGGCCGGAGCTCAGGGGAAGACCGGTCATCGTCGGCGCACAGAGTCCCCGGGGTGTGGTCGCGGCCGCCTCCTACGAGGCCCGGACGTTCGGGGTGCGCTCGGCGATGCCCGGGTTTCGCGCGCGGGAGCTCTGCCCCCACGGCGTGTTCCTGGCGAGTGACATGCAGAAGTACACTCGGGTCAGCGCCCAGGTGCACTCGGTGTTCGCCGAGATCACTCCAGAGATCGAACCCGTCGCGCTCGACGAGGCGTTTCTGGAGATCACCGGCTCGGTACACCTGTTCGGCGGTCCGCTCGAGCTCGCCCGCTACCTCAAGCGCCGGGTGCTCGAGGTGGTCGACCTGCGCATCAGCGTCGGGCTCGGGCCGACCAAACAGGTCGCCAAGATCGCCTGCACGCTGGGCAAACCCGACGGCCTGAAGCTGGTGCCACGGGAGGCCGTGCGGGAGCTGCTCGATCCGCTGCCGGTCCGCCGCATCTGGGGCATCGGCCCGGTGCTCGGACAGAAGCTCGAGCGCTACGGGATCCGCAGCATCGCCGATCTTGCGAGGTTCGACGCGCGCACCTTGGAGCGCGAGCTGGGTGAGCGGGCGCGGGAGCTGCAGGCTCTGGCCCGCGGCGAAGATCCGCGGGGCGTCGAGAGTGAGCGGGACCCGAAGAGCTACGGTGAGGAGAACACGTTCGAGCAGGACACGCTGGATCGCGAGACGGTGAGCGCCACCCTCACGGTCCATGCCGAGGCCGTGGCGCGGCGGGTGCGTCGCGACGGGTTCCGCGGCCGCATCGTGACCTTGAAGATGAAGCTTGGCACCCGCCGCGGGGTGCGGGAGGCGCGCCTGACCGGCGAGGACAGCGAGCCGCACTACCCGCTGCTCACGCGGCGGAAGACGCTCGTGGATCCGACCGATGACGGGGCCGTGATCCGCGAGACGGCGCTGATGTTGTGGGACGTCACGGCGCTCCAGGAGCCCGTGCGCTTGCTCGGCGTCTCGCTGTCGGGGCTCGAGCGACGAGACCAGGCTCAACTCGAGCTGTTTGCGCCGAAAAAGCCCCGGGACAAGCTGGGCCCGACGCTGGACGCGATCGAGGAACGCTTCGGCAAGAACGCGATCCGGCGGGCGGTCGACGATCCGGGCAAGGTCACTCCGAGCATGAAGAAAAAACGCGGGGAGTGA
- a CDS encoding radical SAM protein encodes MPGPTPAYLRLGPGEIRARAERAVAALASCEICPRNCRIDRLNDESRVCSTGRHARVSTWFAHHGEEDCLRGRRGSGTIFFSFCNLRCVFCQNHDTSQAGRGEEMPKERLASAMLDLQRQGCHNINFVTPEHVVPELLEALPIAIERGLHLPLVYNTSAYDALESLRWMDGIVDVYMPDLKLWTRASATRYLKAKDYPEVAQRAIIEMHRQVGPLELDEQGLAARGLLVRHLVMPGLLDESRKIFEFLARELSPDTYVNVMGQYRPEYRTGEYPEINRRPTAAEMAEARRMFFEAGLTRLDVRRRARLDVVA; translated from the coding sequence GTGCCCGGCCCGACGCCCGCCTATCTTCGCCTCGGCCCCGGGGAAATCCGCGCGCGCGCCGAGCGTGCGGTCGCGGCCCTCGCGAGCTGCGAGATCTGCCCGCGGAACTGCCGCATCGACCGGCTGAACGACGAGAGCCGGGTGTGCTCGACGGGACGTCATGCCCGAGTGAGCACCTGGTTCGCCCACCACGGGGAGGAAGATTGCCTGCGCGGCAGGCGCGGCTCGGGCACGATCTTCTTCAGCTTCTGCAACCTGCGCTGTGTGTTCTGTCAGAACCACGACACCTCCCAGGCGGGTCGGGGCGAAGAGATGCCGAAGGAGCGGCTGGCCTCAGCCATGCTCGATTTGCAGCGTCAGGGTTGTCACAACATCAACTTCGTCACGCCCGAGCACGTGGTGCCCGAGCTGCTCGAAGCGCTGCCCATCGCCATCGAGCGCGGGCTCCACTTGCCCCTCGTCTACAACACCAGCGCCTACGACGCGCTCGAGTCGCTGCGCTGGATGGACGGGATCGTCGACGTCTACATGCCCGACCTCAAGCTCTGGACGCGGGCCAGCGCGACCCGCTACCTCAAGGCAAAGGACTATCCCGAGGTCGCCCAGCGCGCGATCATCGAGATGCACCGGCAAGTAGGCCCGCTCGAGCTCGATGAGCAAGGCCTCGCCGCCCGCGGTCTGCTCGTACGCCATCTGGTGATGCCCGGCCTCCTGGATGAGTCCCGGAAGATCTTCGAGTTCTTGGCCCGAGAGCTCTCACCCGACACCTACGTGAACGTCATGGGTCAGTATCGCCCCGAGTACCGCACGGGTGAGTACCCAGAGATCAACCGTCGCCCAACCGCAGCCGAGATGGCCGAGGCCCGCCGAATGTTCTTCGAGGCCGGCTTGACGCGGCTCGATGTTCGTCGCCGCGCGCGCCTCGACGTGGTGGCCTGA